A window of Rhododendron vialii isolate Sample 1 chromosome 13a, ASM3025357v1 contains these coding sequences:
- the LOC131313650 gene encoding trihelix transcription factor ENAP1 — protein sequence MVSLGLLGMSLRIRKIGPPLPFPPKPTTTRPQPPPTAHIHRHLPRPSPNPINLIHLSLLSLSLSLSLLPNPLASMATPSSSPPTSPQDPHQNPNPNHHHSSPSQSPSSNPSSSQNRLLQPTSTTPSSNKKPQPSLWSHQETVHLIESYQERWYALKRGPLKASQWEEIAVTVAARCGYDDPSKTAVQCRHKIEKLRKRYRAEKQRPNPRAAWEFFDLMNRLEHGPFPVSARPMAVVQYHNSVPRSQDVWEDEEEEEEEEVSEVRYSDRRTRNESNKRKRKLSGGGGRVSGYLEKPLIPKHKERIERYESEAEAGEDEDEDGEEEELVAVGGGVGELAAEIKVFAERLIRMEHKKMEMMRETERYRMEMENKRMEMILESQRKIVDTIGRAFGSHNKKFKMAQDN from the coding sequence ATGGTAAGCCTAGGCCTTCTTGGTATGAGCCTGAGAATTCGTAAAATTGGTCCACCACTTCCTTTTCCCCcaaaacccaccaccaccagaCCCCAACCACCGCCCACCGCCCATATCCACCGCCACCTCCCACGCCCTTCACCAAACCCTATTAATCTTATAcatctctcccttctctctctctctctctctctctctctccttcccaaCCCACTGGCATCAATGGCCACCCCCTCCTCCTCGCCACCAACATCACCACAAGACCCGCACCAAAATCCCAACCctaaccaccaccactcctctcCCTCACAATCCCCTTCATCAAACCCTAGCAGCTCCCAAAACCGACTGCTCCAACCCACCTCTACTACTCCTTCGTCCAATAAAAAACCCCAGCCCTCGCTCTGGTCCCACCAAGAAACGGTCCACCTAATCGAGTCCTACCAGGAGAGATGGTACGCCCTCAAGCGGGGCCCGCTTAAGGCCAGCCAATGGGAGGAGATCGCGGTCACTGTCGCCGCCCGCTGCGGCTACGACGACCCCTCCAAGACTGCCGTCCAGTGCCGCCACAAGATCGAGAAGCTCCGCAAGCGATACCGGGCTGAGAAGCAACGGCCCAACCCCCGTGCTGCCTGGGAGTTTTTCGATCTCATGAACCGGTTGGAGCATGGCCCCTTTCCCGTCTCGGCGCGGCCCATGGCCGTGGTCCAGTACCATAATTCTGTTCCGAGAAGCCAAGATGTGTgggaggacgaggaggaggaagaggaagaggaggtcaGTGAAGTTAGGTATAGTGATAGGAGGACTAGGAATGAGTCGAATAAGCGAAAGCGAAAattgagtggtggtggtggcagagTTTCGGGGTATTTGGAGAAGCCGTTGATTCCTAAGCATAAGGAGAGGATTGAGAGGTACGAGAGCGAGGCCGAGGCGGGggaggacgaggacgaggacggggaggaggaggagctggTGGCGGTGGGAGGAGGGGTGGGGGAATTGGCGGCCGAGATAAAGGTATTTGCAGAGAGATTAATTAGGATGGAGCATAAGAAGATGGAGATGATGAGGGAAACAGAGAGGTACAGAATGGAGATGGAGAATAAGAGGATGGAGATGATACTGGAATCACAGAGGAAGATTGTGGATACCATTGGCAGGGCCTTTGGCTCTCATAATAAGAAGTTTAAGATGGCACAAGACAATTGA